Proteins co-encoded in one Sporichthyaceae bacterium genomic window:
- a CDS encoding DUF3710 domain-containing protein, producing the protein MVFRRRGKHDEAELEAEEQPVEEFEEDSVEKEDEDIDDGLAAVKEDPNLPSWPSGVVVERDGGPWDVAAAPQDSGTERVDLGGILVPIVDGMELRAEVADERVVAATLIVERSAIQIQPFAAPRTMGIWDDVREEIAAGIRQGGGEVQSGEGRFGTELVATVPVALPDGASGYQVARFLGVDGPRWFLRAVITGEGAVDDAARGPLEDLFAEIVVVRGEDAMAPRDPIELRLPGQIEEAAEAMAQQEAEDEEEAEPKGMDDFNPFERGPEITEIR; encoded by the coding sequence GGGGCAAGCACGACGAGGCCGAACTGGAGGCCGAGGAGCAGCCCGTCGAGGAGTTCGAGGAGGACTCTGTCGAGAAGGAAGACGAGGACATCGACGACGGGCTCGCGGCGGTCAAGGAGGACCCCAACCTGCCGTCCTGGCCGAGCGGTGTGGTCGTGGAGCGCGACGGTGGACCCTGGGACGTCGCCGCGGCGCCGCAGGACTCCGGGACGGAGCGGGTGGACCTCGGCGGCATCCTGGTGCCGATCGTGGACGGCATGGAACTGCGCGCGGAGGTCGCCGACGAGCGGGTGGTCGCGGCCACGCTGATCGTGGAGCGCAGCGCCATCCAGATCCAACCCTTCGCCGCGCCGCGCACCATGGGCATCTGGGACGACGTGCGGGAGGAGATCGCGGCCGGTATTCGGCAGGGCGGCGGTGAGGTGCAGAGCGGCGAGGGCCGTTTCGGCACCGAACTGGTGGCCACCGTGCCGGTGGCGCTGCCGGACGGCGCCTCCGGTTATCAGGTGGCGCGTTTCCTCGGGGTGGACGGCCCGCGATGGTTCCTGCGCGCGGTGATCACCGGCGAGGGTGCGGTGGACGATGCCGCCCGCGGTCCGTTGGAGGACCTGTTCGCCGAAATCGTGGTGGTCCGCGGCGAGGACGCGATGGCCCCGCGGGATCCGATCGAGCTGCGCCTGCCCGGCCAGATCGAAGAGGCGGCCGAGGCCATGGCCCAGCAGGAGGCCGAGGACGAGGAGGAGGCCGAGCCGAAGGGCATGGACGACTTCAATCCGTTCGAACGCGGCCCGGAGATCACCGAGATCCGCTGA
- a CDS encoding OB-fold nucleic acid binding domain-containing protein produces the protein MTTEDTGGGGRLKRMMSKLTATRGELEAAELQQGAISGGGTPIAQCAERQQVTVCGTLRTVTLRPRAGVPALEAELYDGSGTVDLVWLGRRQIAGVEPGRGIKVQGLLALNEGRPVIFNPRYELRPTAATT, from the coding sequence ATGACCACCGAGGACACCGGCGGCGGCGGCCGCCTCAAGCGGATGATGAGCAAGCTCACCGCCACGCGCGGGGAGCTGGAGGCGGCCGAGCTGCAACAGGGGGCCATCTCCGGCGGCGGCACGCCGATCGCGCAGTGCGCGGAGCGGCAGCAGGTCACTGTCTGCGGCACCCTGCGCACGGTCACCCTGCGACCGCGAGCCGGCGTCCCTGCCCTGGAGGCGGAGCTCTACGACGGCTCCGGCACGGTGGACCTGGTGTGGCTGGGCCGTCGCCAGATCGCCGGTGTGGAACCGGGTCGCGGCATCAAGGTGCAGGGTCTGCTGGCGTTGAACGAGGGCCGCCCGGTGATCTTCAACCCGCGCTACGAGCTGCGCCCGACCGCCGCGACCACATGA
- a CDS encoding DUF3159 domain-containing protein, which translates to MTDAGAGGRCAADTVEQVVREQLAVALGGFRGSMETAIPTVAFTISYIVSQELGPSLVIGISAAAVLVLIRAAQRSPMRYVLNSLFGILIAAVFAARSGHAKDAFLPGILYNGAYAIAMIVSVLTRWPVVGFLVGAATGDPTGWRADPAMVKLCSRLTWLLLLPCVIRVVVEYPMYSADAIGALGTAKVILGWPLQVAALAAMGALLARSRTPLQQ; encoded by the coding sequence ATGACCGACGCCGGCGCCGGCGGCCGTTGCGCCGCGGACACCGTTGAGCAGGTCGTCCGCGAACAGTTGGCGGTCGCGCTGGGTGGCTTCCGTGGGTCGATGGAGACGGCGATCCCCACAGTGGCGTTCACGATTTCCTACATCGTCAGCCAGGAGCTGGGCCCCTCGTTGGTCATCGGCATCTCCGCGGCGGCGGTGCTGGTGCTGATCCGCGCGGCGCAGCGCTCGCCGATGCGCTACGTGCTCAACAGCCTGTTCGGCATTCTGATCGCCGCGGTGTTCGCCGCGCGCAGCGGGCATGCCAAGGACGCCTTCCTGCCCGGCATCCTGTACAACGGCGCGTACGCGATCGCGATGATCGTCTCGGTCCTCACCCGCTGGCCGGTGGTGGGTTTCCTGGTGGGCGCGGCCACCGGCGATCCCACCGGATGGCGCGCGGACCCGGCGATGGTCAAGCTGTGTTCGCGGCTGACCTGGCTGCTGCTGTTGCCGTGCGTGATCCGGGTGGTGGTGGAATATCCGATGTATTCCGCCGACGCGATCGGCGCGCTGGGCACCGCGAAGGTGATCCTGGGCTGGCCACTGCAGGTTGCCGCGCTGGCCGCCATGGGGGCGCTGTTGGCGCGCAGCCGCACTCCGCTACAACAATGA